AGCTCCAGCATCACCAAGCATTGATGCTAAAAATGATGGTTCTGTAACTGTAACCCCTCCATCAGATGCTGATGTTAAAACTATTACAGTGGAATACACTGATGAGCAAGAGCAAAATCAAAAACAAACTGTGGTTGCAACTAAAGATGAAAATGGTAAATGGTCTGTTCCAGAAGGCTCTGCTGTTCAAGTTGATGCTAATTCTGGTGTAATTACCGTTCCTGCAACAGCAGTAAAAGATGGCTCAGAGGTAACTGCTAAAGCGGAAGACAATAGCGGTAATACTTCAAAGCCAGAAACGAAAAATGCAGGTAGTAACCCTGTAGTTCTTGGTGATCCAAATCTTGATGCTCAAAATGATGGTTCCGTAGTGATTACACCTCCTACAGCAGGAGAAGCTCAATCAGTAGAAGTGAAATATACCGATGAAGCAGGTAATCCGCAGACTGTTACAGCAACGAAAGGTGAAGATAGCAATTGGACCATTACTCAACCAACTGATGGTTCTACTGTAACTATTGATCCGAACACAGGAGCAATCAGATTACCATCAGGTGCGGTACAGGATAACTCAACGGTAACTGCTACAGCAAAAGATGCTAAGGAAGCAACGAAAACTGGAAATACTACAGCAAAAGCTGATTCTGATACAGAAGCACCAGCGAAACCAACGGCTAACTTAGTAATTGCTGACGATGATACGCAAAGTGTTGTGGGGCAAGCTGAACCGAATAGTAAGATTACTATTACCTTACCAGACGGCACCACAGTAACTACTACCACAAATACAGAAGGTAATTATAGTACCAACATTCCAACTCAAGAGAATGGAGCGAAATTATCCGTAACGGCCACAGATGAAGCGAATAATAAATCTGAACCAGAAGATGTTGTGGTTAACTCTGCATTAACGGTAACTCTTAACTTTGTTAGTTTAGAGGATACTGGTTATGATAATAATACCGCGACAGGTCAAGCTTATTTAGCAGCAATAGGGCATTCAGATGAAAGCTTATCAGATAAGGTAACCAAAGATAATGCCTTTGATCTAAATGGTGTAGCCAATAAAGCTGGGGCTGAGGTCAAATATCAAATTAGTATAGATGGCGGTAAAACATGGAATGAGGCTACTCAACAGCATTCTAACGTGCCAGATGGGACTTATCAGTTCCGTGCCGTTGCCACTAAAGGCACTGAAACTGCTTATTCAGAAGCTGTTACTGTTACGGTTGATAACACCAGACCAGAGATTATTATGGAAATGCCACCAAAAGAGAATGGTAAATTATTCTTAGGCGTTGCTAATCCGAACGCTTATGAAGCAGGTTCTCTGTTAGTCGTGAAATATACCGATGCTAATGGTGTACAAAAAACTTCAAATATAAAACGAGGTGATTCTGACTGGTTCTTTGTAGAGGGCTCAGATCTATTCCCGGGTGTGGTAAATAAAGAAACGGGTGGTTTTATGTTTAATGTGGGTACCTTAAAACCGGGAACCAAAGTGGAAGCGACATTATACAATGTAAATGGTGATTCAACCTCTAGAAGTATTGTAGCTCCGCAAATCGTTGTATCGCAAATTACTAGACCGTTTGATAAAACAACAGTGAATGGAGCTAGGTTGATTAATAATACCTCTGCAATACCAACCAGCGATGAAGATGATGTTATCTTCTTCCAAAGTAACTTTAATGGTGGAAGATTAGATACTGGTGCTGGAAATGACTATGTGGTTATTGGTACAGGTACAAGCCGAGACGGCGGTGTGCAAGGGCGCTCATCTATTAATATGGGCGATGGTAATGACACCCTATTAATCCATGACCGTATTCGTGATAAATCTGTTGTGAGTATGGGAAGCGGTAGCAATATACTAGAAGTAGGTGGTATCCATGATGGTTCCACAGTGATATTTGGCAATGAAAACGACACCCTCTCTTTCATTGCAACAAATAATAATTGGAATAAACATAAAATGGACTGGGCTGGCGATCGCCGTCAGGTTACTGTAAATTCTGATGCTGGTGATGGTACAGAACAAGTAGTTAGTCTGAATGTCAACTATGTAGATTTAGGCGATGGTAATAACCTAGTTACCACCCTTGAAGGTAATGGTTATCGTTTTGTACAAGGGCGTATTGATTCAGGTAGTGGTAATGACTGGTTTGATTTGCGTAACTCTATGGTTCGAGACAATGATGCTATGACCTTTAATACCGGTGCAGGTGATGATACCTTTATCCTTGGTGGTATGATCGTTAACAGTGTTATCAGATTAGGTGATGGTAATGACATTTACTCCATGGGTTATGATAAAAATTACAATTCAAACCTAGCTGGTAACTCTAGTGAAATGGGAACATTTAACAATGGTCGAGTATACCTAGGCAAAGGCGATGATACCGTATACCTCACTAGTGATAACCACTTTACGGGGGGAAGCATTGATCTTGGAGAAGGTGACGATCACTTTATTATCCAAGGTGGTTCAAAATGGACTAACGGCGCCATCACTGGTGGTAGCGGTATTGATACTGTAATCATTCAAGATGTTACAGAGGTTACCCTACAAAATGGTATGAGTGGTTTTGAGAAAATTCAATTAACCCAGCCGTACAATGTAGTAACCTTGAATGATAGCGTAATTAGAAATAATGCTAGCTCAACCTTTAACCTAGATGATGGTAGCACCGCTAACTTAATTATCGAAGGTAACGCTGGTTCTCTGAAATTTGGTAGTGCATCAGTGAAAGCAACCAAATCAACGAATACCGTAACCTATGAGAATAATGAGTACTATACTTATACCTTAGATTCAACGAAGATCTTGGTAGACACTGATATTACTGTTCTCTAACATGAGATAATTCAGCTTAGACTGACTCAAGACAAATCCGCCCTGAACAATTTGTTTGGGGTAGATTTTTTTATAACCATTTTCCTTTTAAATTGAACGACTATATATCCAACATTAGGAAAGATGTTTTAATTGACGATAAAAATACCCCCCACTTTCATCTCTTGCGGAAAAAGTGGGGGTATTTGTAATATGAAAATTATTATTAGAAATATTTTAACAATAATTACAACTTCTCTGCCAACATTGCTTCTAATTTTTCAATATCGGCAGCAAATTTGCGAATACCGTCAGCTAATTTATCTACTGCCATTGGATCGAGGTTATGTTGCCAATAGAATTCTTCCTCTGTCATTGGGGTTGGGCGAGGTTTGATTTCGCCTTGGTAATCTAATTTACGGGTTAAACTTCCGTTTGTTTCTTGCAATTCTTTGAGTAATGCTGGAGAAATAGTAAGGCGATCGCAGCCCGCTAATTCAATTATTTCGCCAACATTACGGAAACTTGCTCCCATTACAATGGTATTATAGCCATATTGTTTGTAGTAATGATAAATATTGGTTACAGAGATGACACCCGGATCTTCTTCTGGTGCGTAGTCTTTTTTATCGGTGTTGGCTTTATACCAATCTAAAATACGTCCTACAAATGGCGAGATAAGATAAACACCTGCTTCGGCACAGGCTCTTGCTTGTGCTTCGGAGAATAATAAGGTGAGGTTACAGTTGATGCCTTCTTTTTCAAGTAATTCTGCGGCACGAATACCTTGCCATGTGGAAGCGATTTTAATAAGGATACGGTCGTTGCTAATGCCTGCTTCATTATAAAGTGCCATTAATCTTTTGGCTTTTTCTACTGTTGCTTTAGTGTCATAAGAAAGACGAGCGTCCACTTCAGTAGAAATGCGTCCCGGTACAATTTTTAAAATTTCTAAACCAATATTTACAGCCAGTTTGTCTTCTGCATCAATCAGTTGTTGCGCTTTATCATTGCTTTGTGCTTTAGCATAAGCAATAGCATCATCAATTAATGAAGCATATTGTGGTAAAGCAGATGCACTCAAAATTAAAGAAGGATTAGTTGTGGCATCTTGCGGTTGATATTGTTTAATGGCTTCAATATCGCCAGTGTCTGCAACCACAACAGTCATATTGCGTAAGGATTCTAATTGAGACATTTTATTTTCCTTTTTGGTGATTAAAGATAAGTTAGCGTTTAGCCTTGATCAAGTATGGCGTATAAATTAGCCATCATCACGCTACTTGACAATCCTACCATATAAATTATGGTAATCAAGAGCGTAATATTGAGAAGTTATGTATTACATGAATAAGGAAAAACAATGAAAAAACGTTGTGATTGGGTAACGCAAGATCCTTTATATCTTGATTATCATGATAATGAATGGGGAAAACCACAATTTGATAGCCTAAAATTATTTGAAAAATTGTGTTTAGAGGGGCAACAAGCGGGGTTATCTTGGATAACAGTATTGAAAAAACGGGAAAATTATCGGCGTGCTTTTTTTGATTTTCAGCCTGATAAAATTGTGCAAATGACTTCGCAAGATATAGATAGACTTATGCAAGATAAGGGGTTAATTCGGCATCGGGCAAAGCTTGTGGCGATTGTTAAAAATGCTCAAGCCTATCTTGCAATGGAAAAGTGCGGTGAAAATTTTAGTCATTTTATTTGGTCTTTTGTACAAGGTAAGCCTCAATGTAATCAGGTAAAAACCTTAGTTGATGTTCCCAGTAAAACCCCTACTTCACAAGCTATGTCTAAGGCGTTGAAAAAGCGGGGATTTGTTTTTGTTGGTGAAACTATTTGTTATGCTTTTATGCAATCTATGGGGTTGGTAAATGATCATCTTGATCAATGTGCTTTTAAATCGGTAGATTGTAAAAACACAATGCGTTAAAGCGGTTTTTTCAGTATAATTTGTGCAATTTTGTACTTGGTAAGAATGGTAATTTATGAATAAAACCTGTTATAAGCTGATTTCTCTTTCAATTATCACCGCACTTTACGCTAGTCCTGTCTTGGCGGATTTAACTCAGCAATGTATGTTAGGTGTACCACAATTTCGTGGCGAAGTGGTGCAAGGGAATGTTAATGATCTTCCTGTTTATATTGAAGCAGATCAAGCACAGCTTAATCAGCCGACAATGGCAAAATATACAGGCGATGTGCAAGTGCAACAGGGTAATCGTACGTTATTAGCCCAATCCATTGAGATTAAGCAAACAGGTAATGAGCAAG
Above is a window of Volucribacter amazonae DNA encoding:
- the tal gene encoding transaldolase yields the protein MSQLESLRNMTVVVADTGDIEAIKQYQPQDATTNPSLILSASALPQYASLIDDAIAYAKAQSNDKAQQLIDAEDKLAVNIGLEILKIVPGRISTEVDARLSYDTKATVEKAKRLMALYNEAGISNDRILIKIASTWQGIRAAELLEKEGINCNLTLLFSEAQARACAEAGVYLISPFVGRILDWYKANTDKKDYAPEEDPGVISVTNIYHYYKQYGYNTIVMGASFRNVGEIIELAGCDRLTISPALLKELQETNGSLTRKLDYQGEIKPRPTPMTEEEFYWQHNLDPMAVDKLADGIRKFAADIEKLEAMLAEKL
- a CDS encoding DNA-3-methyladenine glycosylase I encodes the protein MKKRCDWVTQDPLYLDYHDNEWGKPQFDSLKLFEKLCLEGQQAGLSWITVLKKRENYRRAFFDFQPDKIVQMTSQDIDRLMQDKGLIRHRAKLVAIVKNAQAYLAMEKCGENFSHFIWSFVQGKPQCNQVKTLVDVPSKTPTSQAMSKALKKRGFVFVGETICYAFMQSMGLVNDHLDQCAFKSVDCKNTMR